ATGATTAACTATATTAgacaacacacaaaaaaaattgattttgattcatacTTTGATAATCCAGAGAACAagccttcttctcctttctcatcATAGTGAACCATTGAGCTTTTCCCATGCATAACACCAAATGGTGACCGCACAATCTTTCCTAATCAATGTTCAAACAAAATTGCATTTAAGCTGTGGATGCATagaataaagaacaaaaccatGTTTGAACACTGATACGGGAAAATAAGATGTCTTGTTTATATGCAACTAACCTCCAAATGCTTCTCCTATACACTGCAAACCCATACATACTCCAAATAAAGGAACAAGTGGTCCGAGTTCCAAAACAGTTTGCAAGGAAATCCCAGAGTCTTGAGGGGTACCTatcaaattcaagaaaagtGTTATCCACTTCTCCAGCATATAATTATAGGAGAAATTTCAGAGGCCAAAATATTTACCAGGTCCAGGAGAAATCAACACTCCTCTTGGATTTTTTCTGCAAGAGGGAGAGAATGATAAAGGAATGAACATCAGTCGATTAGCCAGATTACGTTTTAAACAGAATGCATATAGTTTCTTCTTACCTTTTCAGCTCTTCTACTGTAAGTTCATCATTGCGGTAAACTTCAAAATGGCATTGTAGCTCTCCCATATACTGTAGAAATAGATAGcaattctcaaaattttgtttatactaAAGCAGAAGAAACCATATCAAGAGAACGATCACAATAAATAGTATGCACCTGACACTATTCTGCGTGGAGAACTAGAAGTAAGACATGATCAAATTGTATATTTGGTATCTATGTGCGTTAAGTCAGATATTCAGAGCAGCCAAAATCTCATGAGAAAGCGAGATATTTCAACTAGGAATAACAAATCTAAAGTCAAAAATAGCAACTCAGGAAATCGCCAATTCAAACTTTGAACATGATTAAAGATTCTACTTAAAAGACCAGACTTTAGGCAGCAAAGAAGTGATGTGTTAGCTTTTGCTGGATCAACAATTACTCCTTACAACGACAAACAAGCAACGAGGAGCTTTCGACAATAAGATTCGATGGCACGACATAGCAACGACTCTGATCACATTAACAACAGATGGTCAACATTACATAGTCTTATCTATTAGCAAGTCGAAAGTAGATTGGATTGTGAACTAATGAGATTCTAACATTCAATCACAATGCATATACTTGAATACATTTCTAACAAAATGCAAATTCAGCTGCTTTCACATCAAAAATCTAACGAGCCTAGTAAGATTTGAGATTGTGTTAGAAATGAAACCTGGCAGAGATTGTAAGTGAAGCTGTCGTAATTATCAATCACGATGATAGGACCATTCTGTTTAGAGGAATTGATAACAACGGAAGGTATCGAATTCGATTCTGCCATTTCAATAGAAGCTTCAGCAAATGTACATCTCTACGACTCTTCCCCAAAACTGAAAACTCCTATATCACAGAAGTATATTTGGGATCTAAGTGAGATATTCAGAGCAGCCAACAAGGAATAACCCAATCTAACAATAGCAACTCAGAAAATCAccaattttcaaactttaaacAAGATAAAAGACTTAAAAGACCAGACTGTAGGCAGCTAAGAAGTAATGTATTAGCTATTGCTGAATCAAAAATTACTCCTGGCAAGGACAAAGAAGCAAGGAGGAgctttttcaaatatatacaaaaccaaaaaaaattactcatCTAGAGAACTAGTCTTACGTGAATAAGATTCGATGGTGCCGCATAACGACTCAGTCTGATCACATAACAAGAGAGAAATTACATTACATAGTCTTGTATATAAGCAAGTCGAGACTAGATTGATTGTGAAATAAAGAGATTCTAACAATCAATCGAGATGCATACTTGAATACAATTCATATGAATCAAGGACTTGCAATTAGCCAGGACCCTAATTGATTAAGACatggttgaccaaaaaaacaaaactattagaAATTATGGTCAAAGTAGTAGCTACAGAGATTAGAAATCTATTCCAATGGTCTTAGCTCTAACGTCAACAAAGGTTTAATCATCCCCTAAACTTCAAGTTTCAACTTAGTCCGAATCAGGAGAAAGACTATGAGGGAAGTTATTTGGACAAATGGTTTAATGCTCTACTAAAGGGGAATCGATCAGATTCTAATTGTAACATTTTGGGTACCTGGAGGTTGAAGATCCTTCGAAGAACGAAGTGAGCCGCCTCGCGAACATTCTGTTCAGGTGATGTTGACCCGACTCGCTGATTCGACCCGGAGCTGGTTTTGAAACGGTCAAGGATATAAGTGGCGCTGGATTGATGAGGAAATCGCTATCAATTGAGATAGACTGCGAATAGTACGAGAACACCATCATTTTGGATGCTTTGACGCAGATTCATTCATGGCTTCTAGGTCTTTTATTACTTCATTAGTTGTTGACTTAAAGAAATATATCTAAGTAACGTTTAATGATGTGGGGGATATTAAGCAGCCAGGTTTTACACTCAGCTATAGTCATCTTTTCGTATAAGCATCTAATTCGACAAATGTATAGTATAGTCATCTTTTCGTATAAGCATATATAGTATAGTCATCGTATAAGCATATATACCGTTTTCAATTTAATGGTCACACGATcctttctgaaaaaaaaaaaaaaattatcattaaaCAAGCTTCtgatcaacaaaataatatccCAAAAAGGTggattaaatttttgttttcttcatagACATAAGGAAATTAACTTTACAGTCTGACCATTGATTAACTTTCAGCAATGTGCACAACTGCCATTTTGATAACACCATAGTTTAAGatgccaaaaaaacaaaggaagatGGAGCGAGAAAGATGAATTACGCTATAGGAATTGATTTTCCTCTTAAGTGCTCAAGTCTCACTTTAAATTCAACTATCACGGATGAGCCAAATGCCCAGCcctaaacaaaaagattaactTAGTAATTGATACCTTGTAGAAAGACAAACCGTGAGATCAGTGAAAGTGGTAAGTTGCCTGGATATCACGAAAGTGTCAAGACTCTTCTCTTCACCATCTTTAATCATATCTTCCATCATATGAATCTTCAGCATCTTGAATTGACGATCGAAGACAGGCTTGTAGAGATGACTCAAACGTGTACCACAATGGCCTCATAATATAGATGCAAGATTATTATGATTGAATGACGATTCTTCGGATGCATATGTAGGAATAAACACTGCGTCATACGAGTTCTCATAACCATCAATTCACTTTCGAATAGAAATGGtaaattttcattacaaaCTGATCCAAGCACTTCAAGACCTAATGAGAACAAAGTAAATCAACACAAAGACAGTGTCCGGACTTTTGAtaggatttattttttaaaaggtattTCGCATATAAACTTCTTAACATAGATCTCTACATATAtagacaaaatgaaataaatacaaaGATGTGCTTCATAAGTTCTCAACAAAGCCCAAGTAATCTCCACAATAAGGCTTATTTATAAGTCCTCTAATCTGAGTGACTTCAATGATTCTTCCAGCCCAAAACAAGGCTTCTCTCCTCCAGAAAAATAATTAggattattatattattatttgttttgtttcctcgaataaaaaagagaatccGAGAACTTTTTAAGACAAAAGCCAAGTCTTCGAAACCTTATGAGATGTGATAGGGTTACAAGGGTAAAACAGGAACTcagaataaaaatatgagaatATTACACGTAGAGGCACtatttcaaaactttggaCACAATAGAACACTTTAAAACCATTAGTCACTTTAACTCAGTATAATTACCCCTTTACCCTGAAATCGTTGgtttaataaaacataacaaatttagCCGGTTTTCTCTAATCCGGTTCCGGTTGAACCACGTATTATCAGTTACTGTCATTTACCAACACGATTGTAAAATCTTCATTTACCAACACGATTGTAAAAAACCGCTTACCCagtaaaaaccctaatttactGTATCTCCACATCGCCACTGCTCCCAATCCGTCGCCTGCTCCGAATCCGGCGACTCCTCCGTCGCTGTCCATCAATCCGCCACTCAGGCGAGTCTATACTCGCtgaataaaaaccaaatagtAATTTCCCCCAAATCTCTGCAATAATCGAATTCGATTTCGATTTATTGTTCTCGTAAGCCAGATTCATTAGCATTCCAGTTGATTCTCACTGATCGGAATACTCAATGGAAGGTACAAATCGTTTCCAATCATCTTATTTTGGTCCAATtaactcagaagaagaaatcctCTTCTCGCTGAATGtttctgcaattttttttttgaatcgaAAAATGTTTCCCAATTGTTTGTAGCTAAGCACAGACGTTTGTACAAATACTCGTTAATAATCGTTATCTCTTGAACTGGTTTCTTGCCAATGAACAGGGTCGACATCTCAGGAACCATCTTCTCAGTGGGATTCAAACCTTCCAAATAGACTCTTCGCCACCGATCATTATCCGAGGGGAAGGCTGAACGTATACTCTAGACCGGATATTCTATCCTTTATCAAGAAGGTTTTTGATGGGACAGAGgaattagattttatacttCAGTCTTGCTTTGGTCCTTTATTCCATTTGCCAGTTAGTAGGGTTGCGACTTCGGGTAAGGTCATTCATGCCTTGTTATGTAGACAGTTGCTTACTAAGAAAAAGTATGAGTTTTGGACAGTTTTTGGTGGACACCCAATGAGATTTTCACTACTAGAATTTGCTTCCGTGACTGGCTTACCTTGTGGGGAGTTTCCTGACGAGTATGACCCTGAAGATTCTCCTGTTTATGATGATGGCAAGAAGAGCTACTGGAATGAGTTAATTGGTCCAGACAAGACGGTTACATTAGGCGAGATACTTcggacgggtgagctgacgagctgcttgagactGGCGAGCTGATGAGCTGACGAGATGCTTcagacgggtgagctgacgagctggTTGAGACGGgagagctgacgagctgctcTTAGTCTCTAAGTGTCCTCGCGGAATCCCCCTTTGACAAGACATGCTATTCCGTATTTATAGCCTTCTGCGTGTAATGACATCTTTACAATCATTCAATAATGAAATGGCGCCTTTCATGTCGAGAGAACAGAACCCTAGCCTCAAGCTCTGGAGATACATAGCGTAAGGGTTTCTTTTTGCAAGACATTTGGAGTAGAATGAGAAGTGAACAGAGTCGGGTGAAGACATGTTGATGAAGTCAGGGCTTTTATCTAAACGAACTCGGGATAGTGTCTCGACAGAGAAAGCTGCAGATTTCCCTTCATGACCAGATTTAATCCAGTTTTTCAGAGCCTCAATTCCTTCTTCTGAAACGTGGCTAACAATTAGTGCGAGAATTGGTTCCGGAATGTATAATCTTGCAATCTTCCTCTGTTGACAACGAAGACGAAAGTTTATAGAAGTTACATATACTTTGTGGAATGAATGTAAActatattgtttaaaaaattgaaaaatttaacCTGTGTGTCGCTAGATTGTGTGATAGAGTGTAGACATTTCGATGATGTACTCATTTTGTCAATTTGTTGCGAATAACGAAAGAGTAAGATGTGATGGAGAGAGAAGTTTTAGTACTGATCAAAACGGTTTAGAAATGAgtaataaaaacagagtaattaATTGGATGTTTCTCTTAATAGGTCACAATCGTGAGGGATGAAGCTTAGTGGGGAGTACGGGTTCAGTTAATATTCACTATATATTAACTCTAAATATAAAAGCTACCACTTGAATTCCATTAAACCaatttcatatacaaaaaCGCAAGTCATAGTTCTGAAACAACTCAAATCATTTGTATAATAATTGTGACACCTTTTAGTTGTTGATTATTAAGCTTTTGGAAAACGGTTTATAGGGATGGCAAATGATTTGAGTTGTTTCATAATTAGCTcgaatgatttacaaatcaaCAACACAGTTTACAAACAGAggtcaaaattaatatttttgtgtattttgaactattgttgatttgtaaatCTTAATATAAATGTCATCCAGTCATAGTGAATTATTCAATCAGACAAACGAATTAATACAGTTATGTTGTGGATGGATTCATATGGATACATTAAcaattatctttctctttcaacatgaaagataaatctaaaattcCTTCTACCGGAAATATTGAGATACTGTTGTATAGCGGAAATATTCCCACCATCAGGTTTTAAACTAggatttttttggttcgaGCATAATTCGGGGACATTATGGTTAGAGCACAATTATAGTTAGatcattatctttttttttttttttttttttttttttttttaattattattacgTTTATTATGAGAAGATAATTATGGTTAGCTCTCCAGTGTTTAAGTTTCTTCCATTCCCCATTCCTACAAAATAATCTTATCTCTACATTGCTGTTGAATGTTTTAGTGGTTTGtatcatattatttgtttgttccaTCCATAACCCCATTTATTTTCAAGTTCATCTAACATTTATATCAGTTAACAATGcgaagagaaataaataattttgagtattttgaactattgttgatttgtaaatcattcgAGCTAATTATGATTACAAATACGTTAAAACCAGTCATAGTGAATTATTCAATCAGACAAACGAATTTATACAGTTATGTTGTGGATGAATTAATATggatatattaacaattatctttctctttcaccaTGAAAGACAAATCTAAAATTCCTTCTACGGGAAATATTGAGAAACTGTTGTATAGCAGGAATATTCCCACAATCAGGTTTAAAACTGGGATTATTATGGTTCGAGACAAATCCGGGAACATTATGGTTAGAGCACAATTATAGTTAGAtcattatcctttttttttagttttattttttttagttttaattataatCGTTTATTATAGATAATTATCCAGTGTTGAGCATAATTATATACAGTTACTAAACAATCACGATTTGTTTAACTTTCTTCCATTCCCCATTCCATCCgatgaatatttatatgtctatCCACAAGCCCCAGACCAATCAGATATAACCAATCTTAAGTATTTTTGGAATTAGTATAGTCGGAAAATTTTGCTATGCATGCTCCAAAATCGAAAGAGTCCCTATAAGTTATGATAAACGAGAAAGATGTTCACTAGTTTAAACGTTAAATACAAGAGAGAAATACAACTTCATAATAAGATTACATTAATAAACTAGATAAAAGAGGGAAACAGAAGAGATAGTTATATTCTGAAAGTGAGTTActcatgtttttaaataaactaGGAAAGCAAAAGGATGTCtctgaagaggaagaagtagaCGCAATGTGAACATCTCTCACCATTATATTCGTTGTAAAATTCATGGATGACCCAACAGTCTGGATAATCCTCATAATGAAAGAGCTCAGCGTAAGATCCGAATCGTTTTGGTTCCAAATCAGAAATGTGGTCAATTAGTGTCTTGGCCATGATATCTACATCTGTAAAACACTTGTTCTCTCGTTTGAAAGTATTAAACGCGTCTAATACTTCATTACCTGCGCAGCGGTTTAGCGCAATGTAAAGAAGCTTGGCTATAGGAATGACATCTTTACAATCATTCAGTAATGAAATGGCGCCTTTCATGTCGAGAGAACAGAACCCTAGCCTCAAGCTCTGTAGATACATAGCGTAAGGGTTTCTTTTTGCAAGACATTTGGAGTAGAATGAGAAGTGAACAGAGTCGGGTGAAGACATGTTGATGAAGTCAGGGCTTTTATCTAAACGAACTCGGGATAGTGTCTCGACAGAGAAAGCTGCAGATT
This sequence is a window from Arabidopsis thaliana chromosome 1 sequence. Protein-coding genes within it:
- a CDS encoding Glutamine amidotransferase type 1 family protein (Glutamine amidotransferase type 1 family protein; FUNCTIONS IN: catalytic activity, anthranilate synthase activity; INVOLVED IN: glutamine metabolic process, biosynthetic process, metabolic process; CONTAINS InterPro DOMAIN/s: Glutamine amidotransferase class-I, C-terminal (InterPro:IPR000991), Glutamine amidotransferase superfamily (InterPro:IPR011702), Anthranilate synthase, glutamine amidotransferase domain (InterPro:IPR006221), Carbamoyl phosphate synthase, GATase domain (InterPro:IPR001317), Glutamine amidotransferase type 1 (InterPro:IPR017926), Anthranilate synthase component II/delta crystallin (InterPro:IPR006220); BEST Arabidopsis thaliana protein match is: Glutamine amidotransferase type 1 family protein (TAIR:AT1G25083.1); Has 23967 Blast hits to 23967 proteins in 3339 species: Archae - 582; Bacteria - 15663; Metazoa - 561; Fungi - 667; Plants - 197; Viruses - 0; Other Eukaryotes - 6297 (source: NCBI BLink).); amino-acid sequence: MAESNSIPSVVINSSKQNGPIIVIDNYDSFTYNLCQYMGELQCHFEVYRNDELTVEELKRKNPRGVLISPGPGTPQDSGISLQTVLELGPLVPLFGVCMGLQCIGEAFGGKIVRSPFGVMHGKSSMVHYDEKGEEGLFSGLSNPFIVGRYHSLVIEKDTFPSDELEVTAWTEDGLVMAARHRKYKHIQGVQFHPESIITTEGKTIVRNFIKIVEKKDSEKLT